GTCGAGCACGCGGCTGAAATGTCCCACGGGCCAGCACTTGGTGGGCCAGGTGGAGCCGGGATGCACGCCGAGCACCGGGCCCTCGCCCTCGGGCAGGCCCGTCTCCCATATGGCGCGGGCCCGCTCCAGGGCGAGGGCGGGCAGGACCAGCCGGGCCGCTGGGGCCTCCAGGCCGACGCCCAAGGGGCCCAGCAGGGCCATGAGCCGCTCCACCTCCGCCAGTTCGTCGAAGCGGCGGCTCACCGTCTCGGTGTAGGCCAGCCGGTTGAACCAGGGGGCGTCGTAGCCGATGCGTCGGGGGATTCCCGAGGAGGCGGCCACCAGGGCGCTGCGGGCGCTGGAGTGCGCCGAGAGCCAGAGGTCGAAGCCCTGGGACTTCAGGTCGCGACCGAACCTCCAGGCGGCGGCCAGGCCCTTCTCGGAGCCGCGCTTGTCGAAGCCGTGGATTCCGGTCAGCTCGGGCTGGGCCGCGAACAGGCCCTCCAGGCCGGCCCGGACGAAGAGATGAATGGCGGCCTCGGGAAAACGGGCGCGCAAGGCGGCGATGAGCGGCAGGGTGAGCACCGCGTCGCCCAGAAAAGCGGTCTGCCAGACCCCGATCTTGCGCGGATCGGCGATCACGGCTTGATCTCCCGGGCCGTCGCCGGTATTCCAGGAACAGCGGAGGAACCCATGAAGTATATCCTGTTCGAGGATTTCGCCGGTGAGCCGGTACCCGTCATCTTCCCCAACCGCATCGATTTCATGGAATTCAGGGAGCAGATGCCTTACGCCAAGGTGCTCGCGGCGGGATACGTGCAGCTTCGCGGCCAGGCCTTCGCCTGTCACGGCGAATCCAAGAGCCTCGGCATCCGCTCCCGGCCCGGGGACGCCGCGATCATTCAGGAAAGATTCACCAACCCGGAAACCTGACCGGGACCGTCCGAGGACGGTCCCGGCCCGGCCGGAATCAGTTGTACTTGACGGCGCTCACCCGCATGAGGGTGTCCCAGTTGTGGATGGCCTCGATGTAGCGGATGGTGCCGGTCTTGCCGCGCATGACCAGGGAGTGGGTCTCGGCGCCGTGGCCGGTGTAGCGCACGCCCTTGAGGAATGTGCCGCCGGAGATGCCCGTGGCGGCGAAGAAGAGATCCTCGCTCTTGACCAGGTCGGCCACGGTGTAGATGCGCCGGATGTCCATGCCGGACTCGGCCAGGCCGTTCTTCTCGCCCTGCTTCTGGGGATCCAGCTTGGCGAACATCTCGCCGCCCATGATGCGGATGGCGATGGCCGAGAGCACACCCTCGGGGGTGCCGCCGGTGCCCATCATCACGTCCACCTCGCTGCGCGGGTCGATGGCCATGAGCGAACCGGCCACGTCGCCGTCGGTATGCAGTTGGATGCGCGCCCCCGCCTCGCGGATCTCGCCGATGAGCTTCTTGTGCCGGGGCTTGTCCAGAGCGAAGACAACCAGGTCGTCCACGTCCTTGCCCAGGGCCTTGGCGATCTTGCGCAGGTTCTCGCCCACCGGGGCCTCGATGTCCACCACGGACTTGGCCTCCGAAGGCACGACGAGCTTCTGCATGTAGAAACTCGGACCGGGATCGAACATGCTCCCGGCCGGGGCCACGCCGACCACGGAGATGGCGTTGGGCCGACCGTAGGCCAGGAGGTTCGTTCCCTCCACCGGGTCCACGGCCACGTCCACGGCCAAGCCGCCGCTGCCCACCCGTTCGCCGTTGTAGAGTCTGGGAGCCTCGTCCTTCTCGCCCTCGCCGATGACCACGCGGCCGTCGATGTCCAGGGTTTCGAAGGACAGGCGCATGGCGTCCACGGCGGCCTGGTCGCCGGCTTCCTTGTCGCCCTTGCCGAGCCAGCGGGCCGAAGCCAGGGCCGCGGCCTCGGTCACGCGCACCAGATCAAGCGCCAAATTTCTCTGCGGGGCTTCCATGTATCGCACTCCTCGTTGTCAGCCGTTAGGGGCGGCGTCCTCGCGACCGGGGCGCCTCCGTGCCTGGTCTAGAAGAAACGTTCGCGGATCAGCTTCGCCACGTTCTCCGGGGTGAATCCGTACTTTTTCGCCAATTCCCCGGCCGGGGCCGACTCACCGAAGTGGTTCAGCCCGATGGCCAGGCCGTCGCAGCCCAAGTATTTGAACCAGCAGTCCGTGCGCCCGGCCTCCACTGAGGCGCGTTTGCCCACGGACGGCGGCAGCACGGACTTCCTGTACTCCGCGCTTTGTTCATCGAACAGGGCCTGGCAGACCATGTTCACCACCCGGATATTGCGGCCGGGCAGGAGCTTCACGGCCTCCAGGGCCAGGGAGACCTCCGAGCCCGAGGCCAGGAGCAGCAGTTCGGGTTCGCCCTCGCAGTCGGCCAGCACGTAGCCGCCCCGGCGCGCGCCGTCCTTCACCGCCGGGTAGACGGCCGGGTCGAGCACGGGCAGGCCCTGGCGGGTCAGGAACAGGCAGGAGGGCCGCTTCTCCTCGCGCAAGGCCAGCTCCAGGCAGAGCGCGGTCTCGCCCGCGTCGGCCGGGCGGAAGTCCAGCACGTCCGGGATGAGCCGCAGCGAGGCCACATGCTCCACGGGCTGGTGCGTGGGGCCGTCCTCGCCCAGGTGGAAGGAGTCGTGGGTGAAGACGTAGAGCACCGGCAGCTTCTGCAGGGCCGACATGCGGATCGCGTTGCGGCAGTAGTCCGAGAAGGTCAGGAACGTGGCCCCGAAGGGGATCGGCCCGCCGTGCAGGGCCATGCCGTTGAGAATGGCGGCCATGGGGAACTCGCGCACGCCGAAGGACATCGAACGCTTGTCCAGGCCGTCCTCGCCGAACACGCCGAAGGCCGCCCGGAACTTGGCGGTCTGGTTCGAGGGGTCGAGGTCGGCCGAACCGCCCATGAGGAAGGGCAGCCTGGGCGCGATGTGGTCCAGACACTTGCCCCAGGCCTGGCGGGTGGCCAGCTTGGCCCCGGGCTCGAAGCCGGGCCAGTCCAGGGCCAAGTCCGCGCGCGGGCCCGTGGCCGCCTTCCAAAGCGCGGCGAAGTCCGCGTCGTCGGCCAGGCGACCCTTGAGGTTCTCGCGCCAGAGCCGGGCGTTCTCGCGCAGGCCGTCGAAGCGGGCCCGGAAGTGGGCCGCCACGTCGGCGGGCACGTGGAAAGTCTCGTTCTCGGGCAGGCCCATCTTCTTCTTGGTGGCCGCGATCTCCTCCGGCGGCAGGGGCTCGCCGTGGGTGCCGTGGTCGCCCTCGCGGGTGGCCGCGCCCTTGGCCATGACCGTGTGCCCGATGATGAGCGTGGGCCGGGAGGTTTCCAGGCGGGCGTCCCGCACGGCCTCGCGGATGGCCGCGCGGTCGTGGCCGTCCACCTCGATGACCTGCCAGCGGAAGGCCTCGAAGATCTTGCGGTAGTCCGCGCAATCGGCGCGCTTGGTGGGACCGGCCAACTGGACCTTGTTGGAGTCGTAGAAGACGATCAGCCGGGACAGGCCCCAGAGGCCGGCCAGGGAGGCCGCGCCCAGGGCCACGGGCTCCTGCAGGTCGCCGTCCGAGGCCAGAACGTAGGTGAAGTGGTCCACGGCGTCCGCGCCCAGGCGAGCGCCCAGATGGGCCTCCGCCGCGGCCATGCCCACGGACATGGCCAGACCCTGGCCCAGGGGACCGGTGGTGGCCTCCACGCCGGGAGTCATGTCATGCTCCGGGTGACCCGGGGTGCGGCTGCCCATCTGGCGGAAGGCCTTCAGGTCGTCCAGGGTGATGAACCCGGCGAGGTGCAGCAGGGAATAGAGCAGCGCGGACTCGTGACCGGCCGAGAGCACGAAGCGGTCGCGGTTGAACCAACGCGCGTCGTCCGGGTCGAAGTTCAGGAACTCGCTGAAGAGCACGGTGGCGAAGTCGGCCGAGGACATGGCTCCGCCGGGGTGGCCGGAATTGGCCGCCCGCACGGTGTCCATGACCAGGGCGCGGATGACGTCGACTGTTTTCTGATCCAGGCTTTCGTCGCGCATGGGGTTCTATCTCCGGTCGAAGAGCTCGATGAGGTCCAGACGGCGCTGGTGCCGCTCACCGGCGAAAGATGTTTCCAGGAAGGTCTGGACCATGGACCAGGCCAAGCCCTGGCCGACGACCCGCTCACCCAGGCAGAGGATGTTGGCGTCGTTGTGCTCGCGGGCCATGCGGGCCATGAACTCGTTGGTGCACAGGGCCGCGCGCACCCCCGCGAAACGGTTGGCCGCGATGGACATGCCCAGGCCCGTGCCGCAGATGAGGACGCCCAGGCAGTCGGCCGCCAGCACCCGTTCGGCGGCCTTGGCCGCGTAGGGCGGATAGTCGCAGCTCCGGGCGCAGTCCGGGCCCAGGTCTTCCACCTCGTGCCCCGCCGCGGCCAGCTGATTCTTGAGAAATTCCTTGAGCTGGAACCCGCCGTGGTCCGAGGCCATGACGATGTGCATGCAGCGCTCCCTGAATCAGTAGTTGTCTTCGCGCCGGGCGGCCTTCTCCCGGCGGCGCTCCTCGTGCCGCGCGGCGATGCCCGCGCGAACCCGCCTGAGTTCCTCCGCCAGGAAGGCGGCCTGAACCCGGGCCAGGTCCGCGTCCGGACTCCCCTCGCCGCGCGCGCACTCCTCATCCAGGCGCTTCTCCAGGCTCCGCGCCTCCAGGCGGCGCAGGGCCGTGCCCAGGGCGAAGGAGGATTCCTCCCGAAGGAGCCCGAGCCCCTCCAGGAACACGGACAGCGGGCCGTCGCCGCTCATCTCGGAGCCTCCCCGGCGGGAGCCGCCGGATTGCCGCCGCCGTTGGTCCCGTCCATCTCCAGAACGCGGGGGGCTTCCTCGCGGTCCAGGCGGCGGATCTCGGTGCCGTCCGGCAGGGGCAGCCCCAGGGCGTCCTGCGGCCACGGCTGGAGCTTAAGCTCTCGGGACTTGATGCGCAAGACGCCCTTCTCCTCATCCGGCAGATCCAGGGTCAGGATGGAGCACAGGGGTGTCCCGTTTCCGTCTGGCGCGTAGCTTTCGAAGGTGATGAGCCAGGTCTCGTTCTCGCGCTTCGTCCCGTCCTCGCGGGGGGGACGGGTGAGCGGGCCGGACATGGACTGGGGCTGGCCCATGAAGTCCAGGACCAGCCGGTGCACGCGTCCCCGGGAGAAGCGATACTCGAAGCCCGAGCCCGGGATTTCGCGCACGGAGTCATAGATCGGGGAGACCAGGGGACTGAAGTCGCCGCTGACCAGATGAGCCAAGTCGCGCAGGGCGAAGGGAAAAGGCAGGCCCAGACGCTGGGCGCCGACGACCGGATCCCAATGTTTGTAGGCCGTGCGGCGATCCGGGTAGAAGGCCAGCAGACCTTCGGAGGACTCGCGGATGAAGGCCAGACTCGTGCCCACCCCGGACTGAACATCCAGTCGCAGGGGCGAGTTCAGGTCGCCGAAGAAGAGCATGACCGTGCGGTTGGTCTTGGTGCGCGGCTTGGGCGCGGTGTAGGTGAAGCTGCCGCGCAAAAGCAACGCGGGCGGCGGTTTGGGCGCCAGAAAATGGCCCCGGAACTCGACGAAGGCCTGCCGAGCCGGGTCCGCGCCCGGGTCGAGCACGGGCTTGGGCATGCAACCCGCCAGGAAAAAGGCCGCGGACGCGGCCAGGATCAGAAACCAGGGAAGGAATGAGGCGCGGGGCCGGATCATAGGTCGTGCAACTTTTTTTGGATGGACGCCGGGTCCTTGTGATTGTGCTTCAGGGCCTTGGAATATCCGTTCCGGGCGTCGCCCACGCGACCCAGGGCCCGGGCGATGTCTCCATAGTGGTTCCACAGTTCGGGATCGCCGGGAACGGCGGTCACGGCGCGGCGGATCTCGGTCCAGGCCTCGTTCAGACGGCCCATGCGGAAGTAGACCCAGGCCAGGGAGTCGATCATGAAGCCGTTGGCCGGATCCTGCCGCAACGCGCTGTTGACCAGGACCAGGGCCCGGTCCAGCTCCCGCCCCTCGTCGGCCAGGGTGTAGCCCACGTAGTTCAGGGCCTCGGCGTGTTCCGGATTCTTGACGATGACCAGCTCCATGGACTCCAGGGCCCCGGCCTCGTCGCCCATCTCCCGGCGCAGCAGACCGTAACGGTAGAGCAGATCCGTATCCCCGGGCAGCCGGGACACCCCCCGCTCCATGACCACGCGGGCCCCGTCCAGGTTCTTGCCTTCGGCCAGCAGCCCGGCCTGGAGGATGTAGAAGCGGGACTGGTCCGGATAGCGCTTCTCGCCGTCCTCGGCCGCGGCCAGGGCCTCGGCGTCGCGCTTCAGGGCCGCCAGGATCTGGATGCGGAACTGGAGGGCCTGGGCCGCGGCCGGGTCGCTCTCGGGCACGCGTTCCAGGAACTTCAGGGCCGCGCCCGGGTCGTTGCGGCCCTCGTAGGCGATCATGGCCTTGTACAGGTAGTATTCGGCGGTCAGGGGCGCGCCCTCGGCCAGGAGGTCCAACACGGCCGAGGCCTGGGCCGAGAAACCTTCGCGCAGGAAGGTCTCGGCGGCCTCCAGCAGGAAGAGCTTCTCGCGCGAGCCTTCCCGGACCAGGGCCACGGCCCGCTCCGGGTTGTTCAGCTTGAGCAGCAGACTGACCAGGCGCAGGCGGACCTCGTCGCGGGTCTCGTCGGCCTTGAGCAGACTGGTGTAGGCCTTCACGGCCGCCGGGTAGTCCTTGAGCATCTCGTGCTGGTAGGCCAGCAGCGAGAGGGCGTCGAAGTCCTCGGGATTCTTCTCCAGGAGGCGGCGCAGGTCGGCCAGGGCCTGACGGTGACGCC
This is a stretch of genomic DNA from Desulfovibrio aminophilus DSM 12254. It encodes these proteins:
- a CDS encoding glycosyltransferase family 9 protein, giving the protein MADPRKIGVWQTAFLGDAVLTLPLIAALRARFPEAAIHLFVRAGLEGLFAAQPELTGIHGFDKRGSEKGLAAAWRFGRDLKSQGFDLWLSAHSSARSALVAASSGIPRRIGYDAPWFNRLAYTETVSRRFDELAEVERLMALLGPLGVGLEAPAARLVLPALALERARAIWETGLPEGEGPVLGVHPGSTWPTKCWPVGHFSRVLDLAASAGARILLLAGPGEEGVARAVLDGAGDPARRRTASLAGALSLPELAAVIGRLSAYLTNDSGPMHLAWVQDVPLAALFGPTTRSLGFFPRGEGSTVLERDLSCRPCGLHGHKRCPEGHHRCMTEIRPEEVWAALAPKLGLPG
- the glpX gene encoding class II fructose-bisphosphatase; protein product: MEAPQRNLALDLVRVTEAAALASARWLGKGDKEAGDQAAVDAMRLSFETLDIDGRVVIGEGEKDEAPRLYNGERVGSGGLAVDVAVDPVEGTNLLAYGRPNAISVVGVAPAGSMFDPGPSFYMQKLVVPSEAKSVVDIEAPVGENLRKIAKALGKDVDDLVVFALDKPRHKKLIGEIREAGARIQLHTDGDVAGSLMAIDPRSEVDVMMGTGGTPEGVLSAIAIRIMGGEMFAKLDPQKQGEKNGLAESGMDIRRIYTVADLVKSEDLFFAATGISGGTFLKGVRYTGHGAETHSLVMRGKTGTIRYIEAIHNWDTLMRVSAVKYN
- the tkt gene encoding transketolase, whose protein sequence is MRDESLDQKTVDVIRALVMDTVRAANSGHPGGAMSSADFATVLFSEFLNFDPDDARWFNRDRFVLSAGHESALLYSLLHLAGFITLDDLKAFRQMGSRTPGHPEHDMTPGVEATTGPLGQGLAMSVGMAAAEAHLGARLGADAVDHFTYVLASDGDLQEPVALGAASLAGLWGLSRLIVFYDSNKVQLAGPTKRADCADYRKIFEAFRWQVIEVDGHDRAAIREAVRDARLETSRPTLIIGHTVMAKGAATREGDHGTHGEPLPPEEIAATKKKMGLPENETFHVPADVAAHFRARFDGLRENARLWRENLKGRLADDADFAALWKAATGPRADLALDWPGFEPGAKLATRQAWGKCLDHIAPRLPFLMGGSADLDPSNQTAKFRAAFGVFGEDGLDKRSMSFGVREFPMAAILNGMALHGGPIPFGATFLTFSDYCRNAIRMSALQKLPVLYVFTHDSFHLGEDGPTHQPVEHVASLRLIPDVLDFRPADAGETALCLELALREEKRPSCLFLTRQGLPVLDPAVYPAVKDGARRGGYVLADCEGEPELLLLASGSEVSLALEAVKLLPGRNIRVVNMVCQALFDEQSAEYRKSVLPPSVGKRASVEAGRTDCWFKYLGCDGLAIGLNHFGESAPAGELAKKYGFTPENVAKLIRERFF
- the rpiB gene encoding ribose 5-phosphate isomerase B yields the protein MHIVMASDHGGFQLKEFLKNQLAAAGHEVEDLGPDCARSCDYPPYAAKAAERVLAADCLGVLICGTGLGMSIAANRFAGVRAALCTNEFMARMAREHNDANILCLGERVVGQGLAWSMVQTFLETSFAGERHQRRLDLIELFDRR
- a CDS encoding tetratricopeptide repeat protein, which gives rise to MLRSSRYAVLWVALALALLGGCAARQAGPARQAVGPGLSPEARVQYYYLVYQDQILRLQRLTRTQPMNQETLAQALGYQKIAAEALDRVLAERPSAELYLDKANLYWNNEQVGLARQALQEGLSRYPDDRALNLYLANAWLMEGKPDQAAAVFDAYVARFPKDDQAREQFAQVLVDLREYARALDVLKPLLGKRAEPELLFLAAQAESGLGRHRQALADLRRLLEKNPEDFDALSLLAYQHEMLKDYPAAVKAYTSLLKADETRDEVRLRLVSLLLKLNNPERAVALVREGSREKLFLLEAAETFLREGFSAQASAVLDLLAEGAPLTAEYYLYKAMIAYEGRNDPGAALKFLERVPESDPAAAQALQFRIQILAALKRDAEALAAAEDGEKRYPDQSRFYILQAGLLAEGKNLDGARVVMERGVSRLPGDTDLLYRYGLLRREMGDEAGALESMELVIVKNPEHAEALNYVGYTLADEGRELDRALVLVNSALRQDPANGFMIDSLAWVYFRMGRLNEAWTEIRRAVTAVPGDPELWNHYGDIARALGRVGDARNGYSKALKHNHKDPASIQKKLHDL